In uncultured Fusobacterium sp., a single window of DNA contains:
- a CDS encoding 6-phospho-beta-glucosidase, with the protein MSHKLKIATIGGGSSYTPEIIEGFIKRYAELPVTELWLVDIEDGREKLEIVGALAKRMVEKAGLTDKFKIYLTLDRREALKDADFVTTQFRVGLLEARIRDEKIPLRYGMIGQETNGAGGFAKALRTIPVILDICKDMTELCPNAWLVNFTNPSGMVTESVIKYYPNIKIAGLCNVPIGIRKSVIKALNAKDEEVELICGGLNHFFWGRKVLHNGIDKTKEAVEGVLNDIDNTPANIRTNDSWVKEQILDLGMIPCGYHRYYYMTDEMYRAQVADIKSGKGTRGEQVKKVEKELFELYKDPDLNVKPKQLEQRGGQYYSDAACELINSIYNDKGTVIVVSTKNNGVIDCLPDNCAVEVTARAYKDGIKPFAQDPFPKEARGILQLMKCFEEMAIEAAVTGDYNKAIHALILNPLVNSGHQVKVMFDEIIRENWDYLPQFHHAIKREKY; encoded by the coding sequence ATGTCACATAAATTAAAAATAGCAACTATTGGTGGAGGTTCATCATATACTCCAGAAATTATAGAAGGATTCATAAAAAGATATGCAGAATTACCTGTAACAGAGTTGTGGTTAGTTGATATAGAAGATGGTAGAGAAAAATTAGAGATAGTTGGAGCATTAGCTAAAAGAATGGTTGAAAAAGCAGGATTAACTGATAAATTTAAAATTTATTTGACTTTAGATAGAAGAGAAGCTTTAAAAGATGCTGATTTTGTAACAACACAATTTAGAGTGGGGCTATTAGAAGCAAGAATAAGAGATGAAAAAATCCCTTTAAGATATGGAATGATTGGTCAAGAAACAAATGGAGCAGGAGGATTTGCTAAAGCATTAAGAACTATTCCTGTAATTTTAGATATTTGTAAAGATATGACAGAACTTTGTCCTAATGCTTGGTTAGTAAATTTTACAAATCCGAGTGGAATGGTTACAGAATCAGTAATAAAGTATTATCCTAATATAAAAATAGCTGGATTATGTAATGTCCCTATAGGAATAAGAAAATCAGTTATAAAAGCTTTAAATGCAAAAGATGAAGAAGTTGAACTAATTTGTGGAGGATTAAATCATTTCTTCTGGGGAAGAAAGGTACTTCATAATGGAATTGATAAAACTAAAGAAGCTGTTGAGGGTGTTTTAAATGATATAGATAATACTCCAGCTAATATTAGAACAAATGATTCTTGGGTAAAAGAACAAATATTGGATTTAGGGATGATTCCTTGTGGATATCATAGATATTATTATATGACTGATGAAATGTATAGAGCTCAAGTAGCTGATATAAAATCTGGGAAAGGAACTAGAGGAGAGCAAGTTAAAAAAGTTGAAAAGGAATTATTTGAACTATATAAAGACCCAGATTTAAATGTAAAACCTAAACAATTAGAACAAAGAGGTGGACAATATTACTCTGATGCTGCTTGTGAATTAATTAATTCTATTTATAATGATAAAGGAACTGTTATTGTTGTTTCTACTAAAAATAATGGAGTAATAGATTGCTTACCTGATAATTGTGCAGTTGAAGTAACAGCTAGAGCATATAAAGATGGAATTAAACCATTTGCTCAAGACCCATTCCCTAAAGAAGCTAGAGGAATTCTTCAGCTGATGAAATGTTTTGAAGAGATGGCAATAGAAGCTGCTGTTACTGGAGATTACAATAAAGCAATTCATGCTTTAATATTAAATCCTTTAGTAAATAGTGGACATCAAGTTAAAGTAATGTTTGATGAAATTATTAGAGAAAACTGGGATTACCTACCTCAATTCCATCATGCTATTAAAAGAGAAAAATATTAA